A genome region from Hymenobacter tibetensis includes the following:
- a CDS encoding matrixin family metalloprotease, translating into MLVRLLVYSCVWLLLKSTAQAQSPAAAPETHCLLLALDPAQRAAQATLVVEGEVTTSRSFWDTEHHRIYTAHQFRVFSSLKGTAPAELTVLTEGGTVDLTRQELTNTLVLQPGQQGVLFLTRAAFPGTESAGAAWTAYGSQQGFIGYDLEEGTATEPFREYGLVTNAFYKTLTATTGQARQVVQPNPVLAAAVAQQLNPPALSRVQAPIISGLSPTTLPAGTGAVLTITGSGFGATRGSGFVQFRNADNGGGSFVKPRATDYVSWTDTRIQVRVPSVSETSGGARSPAGSGTVRVTSADRLFATSAMSILVPYGISNVLPANDSSQVVRPSLNNQNNRGGYGLRFEASFASNAPAATAFRRALTTWRCQSGVNWDIEPTPRTARGTEQDGENSIGFDQGTELPVNVLGRTTSYYQGCFQPNGTISFAVQEIDMQFDAEINWQFGPSAAILSQFDFETVAVHELGHAQQLAHVILPRAVMHYAVARGQTSRAISPDDITGARLVLRSRSFVLPACGPRPMLPAPLTTLSATTGTTGVGLTWTTQDECFLQEFVVERSVGFDTTAWQTLATVPRAGNAYVYLDAQPQNGLRYYRLRLRRPNGTFDTAAPLAVYGDAATAGEPQVFPNPVGTSGFRLQYPATTSGRLSVVIVDAIGRQHGLYALDYQPGLNLLPVPSATLRPGWYVLRLRSSEGELRNVPFLRLQ; encoded by the coding sequence GGGACACCGAACACCACCGCATCTACACCGCTCACCAGTTCCGTGTGTTCAGCTCTCTGAAAGGCACCGCTCCCGCCGAGCTAACCGTGCTTACCGAAGGGGGTACCGTGGACCTAACTCGGCAGGAGCTAACCAATACGCTGGTTTTGCAGCCAGGCCAGCAAGGAGTGTTGTTCTTGACGCGGGCTGCCTTCCCGGGCACCGAAAGTGCCGGAGCCGCCTGGACGGCCTATGGCAGCCAACAAGGCTTTATTGGCTACGACTTAGAGGAAGGAACCGCTACCGAGCCTTTCCGGGAGTACGGGTTGGTCACGAATGCTTTCTACAAGACGCTAACAGCCACCACGGGGCAGGCACGCCAGGTGGTGCAGCCCAATCCGGTGCTGGCGGCCGCAGTGGCGCAGCAGTTGAATCCGCCTGCTTTGTCTCGGGTGCAGGCGCCCATTATCAGTGGCCTGAGCCCAACCACCCTGCCGGCTGGCACGGGGGCCGTGCTTACCATCACGGGTAGTGGCTTTGGCGCCACGCGCGGCAGCGGATTTGTGCAGTTTCGCAATGCCGACAACGGCGGTGGCTCGTTTGTTAAGCCTCGCGCCACCGATTACGTGAGCTGGACCGACACCCGCATTCAGGTGCGGGTGCCTTCGGTGAGTGAAACCAGTGGCGGTGCCCGCAGCCCCGCAGGCAGCGGCACCGTGCGCGTCACCAGTGCCGACCGGCTTTTTGCCACCAGCGCCATGAGTATCTTGGTGCCGTATGGTATCAGCAATGTGCTGCCTGCCAATGACAGCAGCCAAGTGGTGCGGCCCAGCCTAAACAACCAGAACAACCGGGGCGGGTATGGGCTACGGTTTGAAGCTAGCTTTGCTTCCAACGCGCCCGCCGCTACGGCTTTCCGGCGGGCATTGACTACGTGGCGCTGCCAAAGCGGAGTGAACTGGGATATAGAGCCCACACCCCGCACGGCCCGCGGCACCGAACAAGACGGCGAGAACAGCATCGGATTCGACCAAGGCACTGAACTGCCCGTTAATGTGCTCGGCCGGACCACCAGTTATTACCAAGGCTGTTTCCAACCCAATGGCACCATCTCCTTTGCGGTGCAGGAAATTGATATGCAGTTTGACGCCGAAATCAATTGGCAGTTTGGCCCTTCGGCGGCAATTTTGTCCCAGTTTGATTTCGAGACGGTGGCCGTGCACGAACTAGGCCACGCCCAACAGCTGGCCCACGTAATTCTGCCCCGGGCCGTGATGCACTACGCCGTGGCCCGCGGCCAAACCAGCCGGGCCATTAGCCCCGACGATATAACGGGCGCACGCCTGGTATTGAGGAGCCGCAGCTTTGTGCTGCCAGCGTGTGGTCCCCGGCCTATGCTGCCTGCTCCACTCACCACCCTTAGCGCCACCACCGGCACCACCGGCGTTGGCCTGACTTGGACAACTCAGGACGAGTGTTTCCTGCAAGAATTTGTGGTCGAGCGGTCGGTGGGGTTTGATACCACGGCCTGGCAAACGCTGGCCACCGTCCCGCGGGCGGGCAATGCGTACGTCTACCTCGATGCCCAACCTCAAAACGGCCTGCGCTACTACCGGTTGCGCCTGCGCCGCCCCAACGGCACCTTCGATACGGCCGCGCCCTTGGCCGTTTACGGCGATGCTGCCACTGCCGGAGAGCCCCAGGTATTCCCCAATCCAGTAGGCACGAGTGGGTTCCGCCTTCAATACCCTGCCACAACCAGTGGGCGTCTGTCGGTTGTTATCGTTGATGCCATTGGGCGGCAGCATGGCTTGTATGCGCTTGACTATCAGCCCGGGCTCAATCTCCTGCCGGTACCCTCCGCTACGCTGCGCCCTGGCTGGTACGTGCTCCGCCTACGCTCTTCCGAAGGCGAACTGCGCAACGTACCCTTCCTGCGGCTGCAATAA
- a CDS encoding DUF6992 family protein: MRLPLRLFLVSVWGLALPAVAQQDPSSLMDYTTQRTVLDQRGLRVLGAWAVGNVGVSGARAFVTEGPEKYFHQMNVGWGVVNLALAGTALLTTRHTAAPPTDRPAVVKAQLRTENLYLLNTGLDVAYVATGFYLKERANSRTTQRQQDRLTGFGRSLLLQGGFLLAFDGLMFVAHHKHGNRALYPLLSYLQVGPNAVALAVPIR; this comes from the coding sequence ATGCGCCTTCCGCTACGCTTGTTTCTGGTTTCAGTTTGGGGGCTGGCCTTACCGGCAGTAGCTCAACAAGACCCTTCCTCCCTGATGGATTACACCACCCAGCGCACTGTCCTCGACCAGCGCGGGTTGCGGGTGCTGGGTGCGTGGGCGGTTGGTAATGTGGGCGTGAGTGGGGCGAGGGCTTTTGTTACTGAAGGCCCCGAGAAGTACTTCCACCAAATGAATGTTGGGTGGGGTGTGGTGAATCTGGCGCTGGCTGGTACGGCATTGCTGACAACCCGCCACACCGCCGCTCCACCCACCGACCGGCCGGCCGTGGTGAAGGCGCAGTTACGTACGGAAAACCTATACCTCCTCAACACCGGCCTGGACGTGGCGTACGTGGCTACGGGCTTCTACCTGAAAGAACGCGCCAACAGCCGCACCACCCAGCGCCAGCAAGACCGCCTCACCGGCTTTGGCCGCTCGCTGCTCCTGCAAGGCGGCTTCCTGCTAGCCTTCGACGGCCTCATGTTCGTGGCTCATCATAAGCACGGCAACCGGGCGCTCTACCCGTTGCTCAGCTACTTGCAGGTCGGGCCAAACGCAGTGGCCTTGGCCGTACCAATCAGGTAA
- a CDS encoding PA14 domain-containing protein yields MQTSITTFFKRAKKLGALIGFLGLCSGADVAAQTLACTGNDPDGNPAGAGLYGQYYSGYFDDDQSFFSTRTPGLSRVDFGIYFPGPVDFGVLQPTAGGTATNPDNFSVRQQGSLRITTPGTYTFYLIADEAAYLWLDNAALSPNPTTTSATINNGGRHVIRTISASVYLTAGFHNILIHYGDVDDSNILVLDYENLAAGITRQAVPNSELCTSRQPARNLPTALSYSPSVQTVTAGSAATSAVPTLTSATTPQYVLANANNLPSGITINPTTGQLSLSAAVPVGRYSADISVINAEGATTFSQVYTFAVATAAPAACVGMRPDGGPATGGLYGEYYAGYFNDDPAFFTTTTPGIQRVDAQLNFTTSGSWGNLLPTATGTIVDPNLYSARYRGRIQIATAGTYTFYLTSDDASRMWIDDAALQATPTNSTALINNGGPHDVKTETATVTLTAGYHDVLLHYGDAGSGNVLILEYSNAAASIARQAIPTSALCSAASTMPQSVASAKTNKHSLSATPNPSAGSFTARVAQLQPKPGQLQVVDIHGRVCYEKALPSAAQQDVNVSVPNLAAGLYLLRLTTADGTSTQKIVIE; encoded by the coding sequence ATGCAAACAAGCATTACTACCTTTTTCAAGCGGGCTAAGAAATTAGGAGCGCTGATTGGATTCTTAGGTTTATGTTCAGGCGCAGATGTAGCAGCGCAAACTCTTGCCTGCACCGGCAACGACCCAGACGGTAACCCAGCCGGCGCTGGTTTGTACGGCCAGTACTACAGCGGCTATTTCGACGACGATCAGAGCTTTTTCTCGACTAGAACTCCTGGGCTGAGCCGAGTGGATTTTGGTATCTACTTCCCTGGTCCAGTTGATTTCGGCGTTCTGCAGCCCACTGCTGGTGGCACCGCTACCAATCCCGACAACTTCAGTGTTCGTCAGCAAGGCAGCTTGCGGATTACTACCCCCGGTACCTACACGTTCTACCTGATTGCCGACGAAGCTGCTTACCTGTGGCTAGACAACGCCGCCCTCAGCCCCAACCCTACCACAACTAGCGCCACCATCAACAACGGCGGCCGCCACGTAATCCGCACGATATCGGCGTCGGTGTACCTGACGGCTGGCTTCCACAACATATTGATTCACTACGGAGATGTTGATGACAGCAATATCTTGGTGCTGGACTACGAGAACCTAGCCGCTGGTATCACCCGGCAAGCAGTGCCAAACAGTGAGCTGTGCACTTCCCGCCAGCCAGCTCGCAACTTGCCAACGGCCCTGAGCTACTCGCCCTCCGTGCAAACGGTAACCGCCGGTAGTGCTGCCACATCGGCCGTACCTACCCTTACGAGTGCTACTACCCCGCAGTACGTGCTGGCCAATGCCAACAACCTACCTAGCGGCATCACCATCAACCCAACTACCGGCCAGCTCAGCTTGAGCGCGGCCGTGCCAGTAGGCAGATACAGCGCCGATATTTCGGTGATCAATGCCGAAGGAGCTACAACCTTCAGCCAGGTATATACATTCGCGGTGGCTACGGCTGCACCGGCTGCTTGCGTGGGCATGCGTCCTGATGGCGGCCCAGCTACCGGTGGTCTTTATGGCGAGTACTACGCTGGCTATTTCAACGATGACCCGGCTTTCTTCACCACCACTACCCCCGGCATCCAGCGGGTTGATGCGCAGCTGAACTTCACGACCAGTGGCAGCTGGGGCAATCTTCTGCCGACCGCAACCGGCACCATTGTCGATCCGAACTTGTACAGTGCGCGCTACCGTGGCCGTATTCAAATTGCTACTGCTGGTACGTACACCTTCTACCTCACGTCGGACGATGCTTCCCGCATGTGGATTGACGACGCGGCGTTGCAGGCAACCCCAACCAACAGCACTGCGCTCATCAACAACGGTGGTCCGCATGATGTGAAGACCGAAACGGCTACTGTAACGCTGACGGCTGGGTACCACGACGTGTTGCTGCACTACGGTGATGCTGGCAGTGGTAACGTCCTGATTCTGGAGTACTCCAACGCAGCGGCTAGTATTGCTCGTCAGGCAATTCCAACTAGTGCCTTGTGCTCGGCCGCCAGCACTATGCCACAATCTGTGGCATCAGCCAAAACCAACAAGCATAGCCTTTCGGCCACGCCAAACCCAAGCGCAGGCAGCTTCACGGCTCGTGTAGCCCAGCTTCAGCCAAAGCCAGGTCAGCTTCAAGTGGTAGATATCCACGGCCGGGTGTGCTACGAGAAAGCCTTGCCTAGCGCAGCGCAGCAAGACGTAAACGTATCGGTGCCTAACCTGGCGGCTGGTCTGTACCTATTGCGCCTCACCACAGCCGACGGCACGTCCACCCAGAAGATAGTTATCGAATAA
- a CDS encoding PA14 domain-containing protein, with protein MKKLSTLSRTYFRTITFLVVVLSVLSVSNALGQSTACVGLDPAGNPATSGLYAEYYTGYFQDNQRFFSTTQPGLARVDGQVNFPSITSFGDIMSIAGVAGSGYNNPDMFSVRQRGSLRINTAGTYTFYFTTDDAAYLWLDNAAANPNPTAGSSLLNNGGIHIIQTVQKAVYLTAGLHNLLIHYGDSTIENVLILEYENRSAGITRQVVPASQFCTGTQPIRNLPSALNYTPAIQTVPAGTTATSVVPTVTSATTPRYVVANASSLPSGLTIDPNTGQLSVSAAVEVGTYVVNVAVTNAEGAVTFDGAYTFIVAAAAPNACAGTRPDGGPATGGLFAEYYAGYFNDDPAFFTAKTPSFNRLDTQLNFTTDNGWGNLATVATFPASNPANPDAFSARYRGRILVEKAGKYTFYLTADDGARLWLDDAAVQASVSNKNAFIDNGGQHPVKMVSATVTLAAGPHDLLLHYGDATSDNRLILEYSSTDAGIERQVIPASAFCSSVSPTRQPVVPIKGSKDLLTVSPNPNSGKFIVHIEQNQPASGQLHLIDVSGRLCFKLDVEGAAKQEVNVSLPDLPVGMYLLRLITADGTSMFKVSVQ; from the coding sequence ATGAAAAAACTGTCTACTCTCTCTCGTACATATTTTAGGACAATAACTTTTCTGGTTGTGGTGCTGAGCGTATTGTCCGTTAGCAATGCCTTAGGGCAGTCCACGGCCTGTGTGGGCCTCGATCCGGCGGGTAATCCAGCAACCTCTGGTTTGTACGCCGAGTACTACACCGGGTACTTTCAAGACAACCAGCGCTTCTTCTCAACCACCCAGCCCGGCCTGGCCCGGGTGGATGGTCAAGTCAATTTCCCGTCTATCACCAGCTTTGGCGACATTATGTCCATAGCGGGTGTTGCTGGTTCGGGCTACAACAATCCCGATATGTTCAGTGTGCGCCAACGGGGCAGCCTGCGCATCAACACGGCCGGTACCTATACCTTCTACTTCACCACCGACGATGCCGCGTATTTGTGGCTAGACAATGCGGCGGCCAACCCGAACCCTACTGCCGGTAGCTCCCTGCTGAACAACGGGGGAATCCACATCATACAGACGGTGCAAAAAGCCGTGTACCTAACAGCCGGCCTGCACAACCTGCTGATTCATTACGGGGATAGCACCATTGAAAACGTACTGATATTGGAGTACGAAAACCGCAGCGCGGGCATAACCCGGCAAGTGGTACCAGCAAGCCAGTTTTGCACCGGAACGCAGCCGATACGCAACTTGCCGTCGGCTCTGAACTACACGCCGGCCATCCAAACGGTGCCAGCCGGTACTACTGCTACGTCGGTCGTGCCTACGGTCACGAGCGCCACCACCCCGCGGTATGTAGTAGCAAATGCCAGCAGCCTGCCCAGCGGCCTCACCATCGACCCCAACACCGGGCAACTTAGCGTGAGTGCAGCCGTGGAGGTGGGTACGTACGTGGTCAACGTAGCCGTAACGAATGCTGAAGGAGCAGTAACGTTTGATGGTGCCTACACCTTCATTGTAGCAGCAGCAGCACCGAATGCCTGCGCGGGCACCCGGCCCGATGGTGGCCCGGCTACCGGTGGCCTCTTTGCCGAGTACTATGCGGGCTACTTCAATGATGATCCGGCCTTTTTCACGGCCAAAACTCCTAGCTTCAACCGGCTGGACACCCAACTGAACTTCACCACCGACAACGGCTGGGGTAACCTTGCCACGGTGGCCACATTCCCCGCATCCAACCCCGCCAACCCCGATGCCTTTAGTGCTCGGTACCGGGGGCGTATTCTTGTGGAGAAGGCCGGCAAATACACGTTCTATCTGACCGCCGACGATGGGGCCCGCCTCTGGCTCGATGATGCCGCTGTGCAGGCTTCGGTGAGCAACAAAAACGCTTTCATCGACAACGGAGGGCAGCACCCAGTGAAAATGGTGTCGGCAACCGTAACGCTGGCGGCTGGCCCCCACGATCTGCTGCTGCACTACGGTGACGCAACCAGCGACAACCGGTTGATTTTAGAGTACTCCAGCACCGATGCCGGCATCGAGCGCCAGGTGATACCCGCTTCCGCGTTCTGCTCGTCGGTTAGCCCTACGCGGCAGCCAGTGGTGCCCATCAAAGGCAGCAAGGATTTACTGACGGTGTCGCCTAACCCCAACTCGGGCAAATTCATCGTCCACATCGAGCAAAACCAGCCAGCTTCCGGCCAACTGCACCTGATTGATGTGAGCGGACGCTTGTGCTTTAAACTCGACGTAGAAGGTGCGGCAAAGCAAGAAGTGAACGTCTCGCTGCCCGACCTGCCCGTGGGTATGTACCTCTTGCGGCTGATAACGGCCGATGGCACATCGATGTTTAAGGTATCTGTGCAGTAA
- a CDS encoding nuclear transport factor 2 family protein, with translation MHPHDHLVHRFYQAFQRRDYAGMAACYHPEATFEDAVFQLQGPAIGKMWRMLCERGKDMRLAYNDIQADEQRGSATWDAHYTFSQTGCKVHNHVQASFTFQDGLIRTHHDQFSFWRWSRQALGPVGWLLGWSGFLQNKVRKSAAEGLASYRATANGTAGS, from the coding sequence ATGCACCCACACGACCACCTCGTGCACCGTTTCTACCAAGCCTTTCAACGCCGCGACTATGCGGGAATGGCTGCCTGCTACCACCCCGAGGCCACGTTCGAAGACGCTGTTTTTCAATTACAAGGACCCGCAATAGGCAAGATGTGGCGCATGCTTTGCGAGCGAGGTAAAGACATGCGCTTAGCTTACAACGACATTCAAGCCGACGAGCAACGCGGTAGTGCCACCTGGGATGCCCACTACACCTTCTCTCAAACGGGCTGCAAAGTGCACAACCACGTGCAAGCCAGCTTCACGTTTCAAGATGGCCTCATCCGCACTCACCACGACCAGTTTAGCTTCTGGCGCTGGTCGCGGCAGGCGCTGGGGCCGGTAGGCTGGTTGCTGGGCTGGTCGGGGTTTTTGCAGAACAAGGTGCGCAAATCAGCGGCCGAAGGCTTGGCCAGCTACCGAGCTACCGCCAACGGAACAGCCGGCAGCTAG
- a CDS encoding phosphatase PAP2 family protein → MNAKLIVFALCWLVATQSSAQLEPGAGEWKTWIIPSGAAYRLPPPPSAKATRAEVETLVRLTQQRDSAAVQLIRYWNAGAPGYRWQAIVDALSTDPTHWWRNKMLLNVAIYDATVAAWNTKYAYQRPRPATKYKQVAAYVASPDSPSYPSEHAVAAGAAGAILAYLFPTKADSIQQLAVAAGQSRLLAGVAYPSDVEAGMALGQHVAAAVIAQAKTDSCDAVWKGSVPTQAGLWHDDRPPLAPMRGHWRPMVLTSAKQFRPGPPPDPTADMQELKNFKRTPASMYRAFRWGDSDLWSSLVDRKLFETDLHLNAPRAARVYALLSVAANDASIACWDTKYTYWYIRPNQYDPTYVPVLPGTPPHPGYPSGHATTSNARAKVLCYLFPEDAKFFQQQAVEAAESRFEAGVHFRIDNTVGLEMGEKVGAEVVRWARQDGADAPTKLAKR, encoded by the coding sequence ATGAATGCGAAGCTTATCGTTTTTGCGCTTTGCTGGCTGGTGGCTACGCAAAGCAGCGCCCAACTAGAACCCGGCGCGGGCGAGTGGAAAACGTGGATAATTCCGTCGGGAGCGGCGTACCGGCTGCCGCCGCCGCCATCGGCGAAAGCCACGCGGGCGGAAGTTGAAACCTTGGTGCGCTTAACCCAGCAGCGCGACTCTGCCGCCGTTCAGCTGATTCGGTACTGGAATGCGGGGGCACCGGGCTACCGGTGGCAAGCTATAGTTGATGCGCTGAGCACGGACCCAACCCACTGGTGGCGCAACAAGATGCTACTCAATGTGGCTATTTATGATGCCACGGTGGCGGCCTGGAACACCAAATACGCGTACCAACGGCCCCGGCCTGCTACCAAATACAAGCAAGTGGCGGCGTATGTGGCTAGTCCCGATTCGCCTTCTTATCCGTCGGAACATGCGGTGGCGGCCGGGGCTGCCGGGGCTATACTAGCGTATTTGTTCCCTACTAAAGCCGACTCAATCCAGCAGTTGGCGGTGGCGGCGGGCCAGTCGCGGCTGCTGGCTGGCGTGGCGTACCCAAGCGACGTAGAGGCCGGCATGGCCCTGGGCCAGCACGTAGCCGCCGCCGTTATTGCTCAAGCCAAAACGGATAGCTGCGACGCCGTTTGGAAAGGCAGCGTGCCCACGCAAGCCGGTCTCTGGCACGACGATAGGCCACCCTTGGCGCCTATGCGGGGCCATTGGCGCCCCATGGTACTGACCTCGGCTAAGCAGTTTCGGCCCGGCCCTCCGCCAGACCCCACCGCCGACATGCAGGAACTCAAAAACTTCAAACGCACCCCCGCTTCCATGTACCGCGCATTCCGGTGGGGCGACAGCGACTTATGGAGCAGCCTAGTCGACCGTAAGCTCTTCGAAACCGACCTTCACTTGAATGCTCCTCGCGCCGCCCGTGTGTACGCGCTGCTCAGCGTGGCAGCAAACGATGCTAGCATTGCCTGCTGGGACACCAAGTACACCTATTGGTACATTCGGCCCAACCAGTACGACCCTACTTACGTGCCCGTGCTGCCGGGCACCCCACCCCATCCGGGCTACCCATCTGGGCACGCCACCACCTCTAATGCGCGGGCGAAGGTGCTGTGCTATTTGTTTCCGGAGGACGCGAAATTCTTCCAGCAGCAAGCCGTAGAAGCCGCTGAATCACGCTTTGAAGCCGGCGTTCATTTCCGCATCGACAATACGGTGGGGCTGGAAATGGGCGAGAAAGTGGGCGCTGAAGTGGTGAGATGGGCGCGCCAGGATGGTGCTGATGCACCTACCAAGCTGGCCAAGCGCTAA
- a CDS encoding head GIN domain-containing protein produces the protein MKTLRSYLSPVLAGALLLSGFAATAGRETREVASFNQVALAGSATVILVQGSPQKVVVDAEAEDLSHLETSVSGDRLRIGTKQEKGMSWSNYKFKGPVTVYVTVPTISALTVSGSGKMKAAAGLKAQDLDLTVSGSGNMELAQVQADDLETTISGSGDISINGGSVPRQDIRISGSGGVQAPKMRTENCKVHISGSGNCRVQATETLQASIAGSGNVYVTGGAKVSSSTAGSGRVRQE, from the coding sequence ATGAAAACGTTGCGCTCTTATCTTTCTCCTGTTCTTGCCGGCGCGCTGTTGCTGTCGGGTTTTGCTGCCACGGCTGGCCGCGAAACGCGTGAAGTAGCGAGTTTCAACCAAGTGGCATTGGCGGGCTCTGCTACCGTAATACTGGTGCAGGGCAGCCCACAGAAAGTGGTGGTAGATGCCGAAGCTGAAGACCTCTCCCACCTCGAAACCAGCGTCAGCGGCGACCGGCTGCGCATTGGCACCAAGCAGGAGAAAGGCATGAGCTGGTCGAACTACAAGTTCAAAGGTCCCGTGACGGTGTACGTAACTGTGCCCACCATCAGCGCCCTGACCGTGAGTGGCTCCGGCAAAATGAAAGCGGCGGCGGGCTTGAAGGCCCAGGACCTGGACCTCACCGTGAGCGGCTCCGGCAACATGGAGCTAGCGCAAGTGCAAGCCGACGACCTAGAAACTACCATCTCCGGCTCCGGCGACATCAGCATCAATGGGGGCTCCGTGCCGCGCCAAGACATCAGAATTAGTGGTTCGGGCGGTGTGCAGGCCCCCAAAATGCGCACCGAAAACTGCAAGGTTCACATCAGCGGCTCTGGCAACTGCCGCGTGCAGGCCACCGAAACGCTGCAAGCCAGCATTGCCGGCTCCGGCAACGTGTACGTAACCGGCGGCGCGAAAGTCAGCAGCTCGACTGCCGGCAGCGGCCGGGTACGCCAAGAGTAA
- a CDS encoding 3-oxoacyl-ACP synthase III family protein, translated as MYIHQVAAYLPDFVVTNEHFTRLNGLASEWIIERTGIRERRKAGPGENTNTMAIEATRRVLAQAPDFAAGIDLIVGATYTPHDTIYTLAHAVQRDLGINEIPVVSISSACSSLLNAIEIVEGYFALGKASRAVVVVSEHNTAYNNETDTMAGHLWGDGASALLISKERLAPTDLRVTEVVTGGAAVVGKADEAVTLKPVEKGIVMPHGRDVFTHACTYMARVTEQLLVRQGLNVEDVTFLIPHQANLRITKNVLKQLDMPIERAVSNIEQLGNTGCAGAAIGLGDTWNQLREGDRVIITVFGGGYSYGAMLLER; from the coding sequence GTGTATATTCATCAGGTGGCAGCCTATCTGCCCGACTTCGTAGTCACCAACGAGCACTTTACTCGCCTCAACGGCCTTGCCTCCGAGTGGATAATTGAGCGCACCGGTATTCGGGAGCGGCGCAAAGCAGGCCCCGGCGAAAACACCAACACCATGGCCATTGAGGCCACTCGCCGGGTTCTCGCACAAGCCCCCGACTTCGCGGCCGGCATCGACCTGATTGTGGGGGCCACGTACACTCCCCACGACACCATCTACACGCTGGCACATGCTGTACAGCGCGACTTGGGTATCAACGAAATTCCGGTGGTTAGTATTTCCTCGGCCTGCTCTTCGTTGCTGAATGCCATTGAAATAGTAGAGGGTTACTTCGCGCTAGGCAAAGCGTCGCGCGCGGTGGTGGTAGTGAGTGAGCACAACACGGCTTACAACAACGAAACGGATACGATGGCCGGCCACCTGTGGGGCGACGGAGCCTCGGCATTGCTGATCAGCAAAGAGCGCCTTGCCCCCACCGACCTGCGCGTGACGGAAGTGGTGACCGGCGGGGCGGCCGTGGTGGGCAAAGCAGACGAGGCCGTGACCCTGAAACCCGTAGAGAAAGGGATTGTGATGCCCCACGGCCGCGACGTTTTCACGCACGCCTGCACCTACATGGCCCGCGTGACCGAGCAGCTACTGGTACGCCAGGGCCTCAACGTAGAGGACGTAACGTTCCTGATTCCGCACCAAGCCAATCTGCGCATCACCAAGAACGTGCTCAAGCAGCTAGACATGCCCATTGAGCGGGCAGTATCCAATATCGAGCAGCTTGGCAACACGGGCTGTGCCGGTGCCGCCATCGGCCTCGGCGACACGTGGAACCAGCTCCGGGAGGGCGACCGGGTGATAATTACGGTGTTTGGGGGTGGCTACTCGTACGGCGCCATGTTGTTGGAACGCTAG